Proteins from one Camelina sativa cultivar DH55 chromosome 8, Cs, whole genome shotgun sequence genomic window:
- the LOC104707435 gene encoding mitogen-activated protein kinase 5-like produces the protein MANEIESATDPGDTNIKGVLVHGGRYFQYNVYGNLFEVSNKYVPPIRPVGRGAYGFVCAAVDSETHEEIAIKKIGKAFDNKVDAKRTLREIKLLRHLEHENVVVIKDIIRPAKKEDLVDVYIVFELMDTDLHQIIRSDQSLNDDHCQYFLYQILRGLKYIHSANVLHRDLKPSNLLLNSNCDLKITDFGLARTTSETELMTEYVVTRWYRAPELLLNSSEYTSAIDVWSVGCIFAEIMTREPLFPGKDYVHQLKLITELIGSPDGGSLEFLRSENARKYVKELPKFPRQNFSTRFPSMNSTAIDLLEKMLVFDPEKRITVEEALCHPYLSALHDLNDEPVCSKHFSFDFEDPASTEEEIKELVWLESVKFNPHPTI, from the exons atggcgaatGAAATTGAATCAGCGACAGATCCGGGTGATACTAACATCAAAGGAGTCCTTGTTCATGGAGGAAGATATTTTCAGTACAATGTCTATGGAAACTTATTCGAAGTCTCGAACAAGTATGTTCCTCCTATTCGACCTGTTGGTCGAGGAGCTTACGGTTTTGTCTG TGCTGCAGTTGATTCAGAGACACACGAAGAAATTGCAATCAAGAAGATAGGTAAAGCCTTTGACAATAAAGTAGATGCTAAGCGGACATTGAGAGAGATTAAGCTGCTTCGTCATTTGGAACATGAGAAC GTTGTTGTTATAAAAGATATCATCAGACCAGCAAAGAAGGAAGATTTGGTAGatgtttatatagtttttgagtTGATGGATACTGATCTTCATCAGATTATTCGATCAGACCAATCTTTGAATGATGATCACTGTCAG TACTTCTTGTATCAGATTCTACGTGGACTCAAATATATTCATTCAGCTAATGTCTTACATCGTGACCTTAAACCGAGTAATTTGCTTCTGAATTCCAACTGTGATCTTAAGATTACGGATTTTGGTTTAGCAAGGACGACATCTGAAACAGAGTTAATGACAGAGTATGTTGTTACTCGATGGTACAGAGCACCAGAGCTGCTTCTTAATAGTTCTGAGTACACATCTGCTATTGATGTTTGGTCTGTTGGTTGTATATTTGCTGAGATTATGACAAGGGAGCCTCTATTCCCGGGGAAAGACTACGTTCATCAGCTTAAACTTATAACCGAG TTGATAGGATCACCTGATGGAGGGAGCCTAGAGTTTCTAAGAAGCGAAAACGCGAGAAAATATGTTAAGGAACTGCCCAAGTTCCCGAGGCAGAACTTTTCTACTAGGTTTCCTAGTATGAATTCTACAGCTATTGATCTACTAGAGAAAATGCTTGTGTTTGATCCAGAGAAACGTATCACGG TTGAGGAAGCACTGTGTCATCCTTACTTGTCAGCTCTTCACGACCTTAACGATGAGCCTGTTTGTTCCAAACATTTCAGTTTCGATTTTGAGGACCCGGCTTCCACTGAAGAAGAGATTAAGGAGCTAGTATGGCTCGAATCTGTGAAGTTCAACCCTCATCCGACCAtctaa
- the LOC104707436 gene encoding vesicle-associated protein 1-4-like, whose translation MNKEKLFAVKSTAPPQHQVFVSFRGSDVRHNFFSFLKDALIKNGINVVTDEDVPRGKPIDENLLKLIRNSRIAVVIFSENYPESTWCLDELVEIEKQMDLKKLDSCPIFFEIETCHVKLHEAKSSFDYNLLRLEHRERKKARQINKKAWEDAEERFDGWRRALVSVASRLGLTYKKNSNQATFVNEIVDKVKAMLDNVSSSDIVPQHQVYICYRGQEMRSKFSSFLRAALQKSGINVLADDEEDITRIESRDELDNFFVKIQESRIVLMIITKNHTSSAWFLEEMLEMNKRAEMKMLRVIPIFYEMNPNDMIPHDKLMELFGSTEDGIKGYEEYKDALDALTSFISTQHK comes from the exons ATGAATAAAGAGAAGTTATTTGCCGTGAAGAGCACAGCTCCACCGCAGCATCAAGTGTTCGTTAGTTTCCGAGGCAGCGACGTTCGCCATAACTTCTTCAGCTTTCTCAAAGATGCATTGATAAAGAATGGTATCAACGTGGTAACGGATGAGGACGTACCTAGGGGAAAGCCCATCGATGAGAATCTTTTGAAGCTTATAAGAAACTCTAGGATCGCTGTTGTGATCTTCTCCGAGAATTATCCGGAGTCGACTTGGTGCTTGGACGAGTTGGTGGAGATTGAGAAACAAATGGATCTAAAGAAGCTTGATTCTTGTCCTATCTTCTTTGAGATTGAGACTTGTCATGTTAAACTTCACGAAGCGAAAAGTAGTTTCGACTACAATCTACTGCGGTTGGAGCACCGAGAACGGAAAAAAGCTAGGCAGATAAATAAGAAAGCTTGGGAGGATGCAGAGGAGAGATTCGATGGATGGAGGAGAGCTTTGGTTTCCGTCGCGTCTCGCTTGGGcttgacatataaaaaaaatag CAATCAAGCAACTTTTGTTAATGAAATCGTCGACAAGGTTAAAGCAATGCTGGACAACGTTTCCTCATCAGAT ATTGTGCCACAAcatcaagtatatatatgttaccgGGGTCAGGAGATGCGGAGCAAGTTTTCCAGCTTTCTTAGAGCCGCCTTGCAAAAAAGTGGGATCAATGTCTTAGCAGATGATGAGGAGGATATTACTAGAATAGAGTCAAGGGACGAACtcgataatttttttgtcaagatTCAAGAATCGAGGATCGTACTTATGATTATTACCAAGAATCATACAAGCTCGGCATGGTTCTTGGAGGAGATGCTGGAAATGAATAAACGCGCGGAAATGAAAATGCTTCGAGTCATACCCATCTTCTACGAGATGAATCCAAATGACATGATACCACATGACAAGCTGATGGAGCTATTCGGTAGTACTGAGGATGGGATCAAGGGATATGAGGAATACAAGGACGCTTTGGATGCTTTAACTAGCTTTATATCTACACAACACAAGTAA